One Rosa chinensis cultivar Old Blush chromosome 3, RchiOBHm-V2, whole genome shotgun sequence DNA window includes the following coding sequences:
- the LOC112194126 gene encoding uncharacterized mitochondrial protein AtMg00810-like: protein MKDLGLLHYFLGLQITYVPNGGLFLSQTKYASEILQKAGMLDCNASITPCLPNSKLLRDEGAPFIDIKTYRSIVGCLQYLTFTRRPDIAYNVNSVCQFMQAPTDVHFLAVKRILRYVKGTLNYGVTFRRAPLELKAYTDSDWAGNPNDKRSTTGLVIFLGNCPIS from the coding sequence atgaaagatttgGGATTGTTGCACTATTTTCTTGGTCTGCAGATCACATATGTTCCTAATGGTGGTCTATTTCTTTCACAAACCAAATATGCCTCTGAAATCCTGCAAAAAGCTGGTATGCTGGATTGTAATGCAAGCATTACTCCTTGTCTTCCCAATTCAAAGTTGCTCCGAGATGAAGGTGCTCCATTTATAGATATAAAGACTTACAGGAGCATTGTTGGCTGCTTGCAATATCTCACGTTTACACGACGTCCTGATATTGCTTACAATGTCAACTCAGTTTGTCAATTTATGCAAGCCCCCACAGATGTTCATTTTCTTGCTGTGAAGCGTATTCTTCGCTATGTTAAAGGTACCTTGAACTATGGTGTTACATTCAGGAGAGCTCCGCTTGAATTGAAGGCCTATACTGACTCTGACTGGGCTGGCAACCCTAATGATAAAAGAAGTACTACAGGGCTTGTCATTTTTCTTGGTAACTGTCCAATCTCATAG